A genomic segment from Geitlerinema sp. PCC 7407 encodes:
- the petE gene encoding plastocyanin, producing MKFLNSIVRSLGLALSVVAIVAGTFFLAAAPASAETYTIKMGADNGMLAFEPANVTVKSGDVVQWVNNKLPPHNIVFDAANVPTKSADLAKELSHPQLLYTAGEEVKLEIKDLPAGTYTYYCQPHRGAGMVGKITVEG from the coding sequence ATGAAATTTCTAAATTCCATCGTGCGGAGCCTCGGTCTCGCGCTGTCGGTGGTTGCTATCGTCGCAGGAACCTTCTTCCTCGCCGCAGCCCCCGCTTCTGCTGAAACCTACACCATCAAAATGGGCGCCGACAACGGCATGCTGGCTTTCGAGCCCGCTAATGTCACCGTGAAGTCTGGCGACGTGGTCCAGTGGGTCAACAACAAGCTGCCTCCCCACAACATCGTGTTCGACGCAGCCAACGTTCCCACCAAGAGCGCTGACCTCGCCAAGGAACTGTCCCACCCCCAGCTCCTCTACACCGCTGGTGAAGAGGTGAAGCTCGAAATCAAAGATCTGCCCGCAGGCACCTACACCTACTACTGCCAGCCCCACCGTGGCGCAGGCATGGTCGGCAAGATCACCGTTGAAGGCTAA
- a CDS encoding heme-copper oxidase subunit III, whose translation MQGSTVDPSSADLNYSHEAAVDHHAEHPDFRIFGLIVFLVAEGMIFLGLFAAYLTFKLVSPNWPPEGTPDPELLIPGINTIILISSSFVIHAADGAIKRDDVGKMRLWFGLTALMGIVFLAGQIYEYSNLEFGLKTNLYASTFYVLTGFHGLHVFVGLLAILAVLWRSRKPGHYGSQSHFGVEAAEIYWHFVDVVWIVLFLLLYLLI comes from the coding sequence ATGCAAGGTTCAACTGTTGATCCCTCTTCAGCGGATCTCAACTATTCCCACGAAGCCGCCGTCGACCACCACGCCGAACATCCCGACTTTCGGATCTTTGGCCTGATTGTGTTCCTGGTGGCGGAGGGCATGATTTTCCTGGGTCTTTTTGCGGCCTACTTGACCTTCAAGCTGGTCTCGCCAAACTGGCCCCCCGAAGGTACCCCCGACCCGGAGCTGCTGATCCCCGGCATCAACACGATCATTCTGATTTCCAGCAGCTTCGTGATCCACGCCGCAGACGGCGCCATCAAGAGAGATGATGTCGGGAAGATGCGGCTGTGGTTTGGCTTGACGGCGCTGATGGGGATTGTCTTCTTGGCCGGTCAGATCTATGAGTACAGCAACCTCGAGTTTGGCCTCAAAACCAATCTCTACGCGAGCACGTTCTATGTGCTGACGGGTTTTCACGGGCTTCACGTGTTTGTGGGGCTGCTGGCGATCTTGGCGGTGCTGTGGCGATCGCGCAAACCAGGGCACTACGGCAGCCAGTCCCACTTTGGCGTAGAAGCTGCTGAAATTTACTGGCACTTCGTCGATGTCGTGTGGATTGTTCTGTTTTTGCTGCTTTACTTGCTAATTTGA
- the ctaD gene encoding cytochrome c oxidase subunit I, which translates to MGHLRKWTDYFTFSTDHKVIGIQYLVTSFIFYLIGGVFATAMRTELATPNPDFVSPETYNNLLTLHGTIMIFLWIVPAGAAFGNYLIPLMIGARDMAFPRLNTVAFWMIPPAGILLALSLLLEAPQAGWTSYPPLSVMSGQVGEGIWIMSVLVLGTSSILGAINFFVTIIKMRVPSMSINQMPLFCWSMLAASGLILIGTPVLAGALILLAFDLLAGTAFFNPTGGGDPVVYQHMFWFYSHPAVYIMILPFFGAMSEILPVHSRKPIFGYRAIAYSSIAISFLGLIVWAHHMFTSGTPAWLRMFFMITTMIIAVPTGIKIFGWLATLWGGKLDLNSSLLFALGFLSTFVIGGITGVMLASVPFDIHVHDTYFVVAHLHYVLFGGSVFGLFAAIYHWYPKMTGRMMNEFWGRVHFAMTLIGMNVTFMPMHELGLLGMNRRVALYDVEFEPLNLICTIGAYLLAASTIPFLINAVWSAFKGRIAGDNPWRALTLEWQTTSPPEVENFETLPVLVYGPYDYGTGHREPAGQVPPEDSPLSAAS; encoded by the coding sequence ATGGGCCATCTGCGCAAGTGGACGGACTACTTCACCTTCAGCACCGATCACAAAGTCATCGGGATTCAGTACCTCGTCACGTCGTTCATCTTCTATCTCATTGGGGGCGTCTTCGCCACCGCCATGCGCACCGAGCTGGCGACCCCCAACCCAGACTTTGTCAGCCCCGAAACCTATAACAACCTGCTCACCCTCCACGGCACGATCATGATCTTCCTGTGGATCGTGCCAGCGGGGGCAGCCTTCGGTAACTACCTGATTCCGCTGATGATCGGAGCGCGGGACATGGCGTTTCCGCGCCTCAACACCGTCGCTTTCTGGATGATTCCCCCGGCGGGGATCCTGCTGGCCCTGAGCCTACTGCTAGAGGCACCCCAGGCGGGCTGGACGTCCTATCCTCCCCTGAGCGTGATGTCCGGCCAGGTGGGCGAAGGCATCTGGATCATGAGCGTGCTGGTGCTGGGAACCTCGTCGATTTTGGGGGCGATCAACTTTTTCGTCACCATCATCAAGATGCGGGTGCCCAGCATGAGCATCAACCAGATGCCGCTGTTTTGCTGGTCTATGCTGGCGGCTTCGGGGCTGATCTTGATCGGGACGCCGGTTTTGGCCGGGGCGCTGATTCTGCTGGCCTTTGATCTGCTGGCGGGGACGGCGTTTTTCAACCCGACGGGGGGCGGCGATCCGGTGGTGTACCAGCACATGTTCTGGTTCTACTCCCACCCGGCGGTGTACATCATGATTTTGCCCTTCTTTGGGGCGATGTCAGAGATCCTGCCGGTCCACTCTCGCAAGCCGATTTTTGGCTACCGGGCGATCGCCTATTCCAGCATCGCCATTAGCTTTTTGGGCCTGATCGTCTGGGCGCACCACATGTTCACCAGCGGCACCCCCGCCTGGCTGCGCATGTTTTTCATGATCACGACCATGATCATCGCTGTCCCCACCGGCATCAAAATCTTTGGCTGGCTGGCCACGCTCTGGGGCGGCAAGCTGGACCTAAACAGTTCTTTGCTCTTTGCCCTGGGCTTCCTGTCGACCTTTGTGATCGGCGGTATCACGGGCGTGATGCTGGCCTCGGTGCCCTTTGATATTCACGTGCACGACACCTACTTTGTGGTGGCCCACCTGCACTATGTGCTGTTTGGGGGCAGCGTGTTTGGCCTCTTTGCGGCGATTTATCACTGGTATCCGAAGATGACGGGCCGGATGATGAATGAATTTTGGGGCCGCGTGCACTTCGCGATGACGCTGATCGGGATGAACGTGACGTTTATGCCGATGCATGAGCTGGGCCTGCTGGGCATGAATCGCCGGGTGGCGCTCTACGATGTGGAGTTCGAGCCGCTGAACCTGATCTGCACCATTGGCGCCTATCTCCTGGCGGCCTCGACGATTCCTTTCTTGATCAATGCGGTGTGGAGCGCCTTTAAGGGGCGGATCGCGGGGGACAACCCCTGGCGGGCTCTGACCCTGGAGTGGCAAACGACTTCGCCGCCCGAGGTGGAGAATTTTGAGACGCTGCCGGTGCTGGTTTACGGTCCCTATGACTACGGGACGGGTCACCGCGAACCCGCCGGCCAGGTTCCCCCGGAGGATTCGCCCCTTTCGGCGGCGTCCTAG